The proteins below are encoded in one region of Fervidicoccaceae archaeon:
- a CDS encoding ATPase, T2SS/T4P/T4SS family — translation MGPLYPILADRLVEDVALDGPNEALSVFHKHIDGWLKSNVILDELSASLLAKQLARMIGKPLSPATPIAEGVTREGHRVAIALGSDVSRKGTSFVIRRGAEPPSLAQLIASGMLSPLMASYLWLLAELRGFLMIIGGMAAGKTTLLQALLNMLPSDRRVVTIEDTPELRLFLENWDPLVVRSSYHPGGEAKELDLVAMTKFALRRRAEHLVIGEVRGEEARVLAQAAATGHGSLCVSEGHSVVIRAGEGERRIRIDELFDKVARGALSPKGLRILAHCPRRRGVLWAEIRALVRTRCNVWIKLRTSGGATLRASPDHVLLSSDGKVLRFRRAEELRRGDELLRVELTPENKPWLDVIEDVEIEKRRGFAYDIEVPGPRTYVVESVVSHNCTFHANDVNSAIFRLMSEPISLGPSFISLIWAFAEVRSLESKGRRIVRVVEVLPEGPEGFSLRELFSWKRESDSFEPTTAAEVVAKSSRLRLYASLEDLSESDLVEELNVRTELLSSLSKRGVGGLELREYLRGFYELTRRSRALARSALADSS, via the coding sequence TTGGGGCCTCTCTATCCAATCCTCGCTGACCGTCTAGTTGAAGACGTCGCTCTCGACGGACCCAATGAAGCTTTGTCTGTTTTCCACAAACACATTGATGGCTGGCTCAAGTCCAACGTGATCCTCGATGAGCTCTCGGCGTCGCTCCTAGCAAAGCAGCTAGCTAGGATGATCGGGAAGCCTTTGTCACCGGCTACGCCCATAGCAGAGGGCGTGACGCGCGAAGGGCACCGAGTGGCTATCGCGTTGGGGAGCGACGTCTCCAGGAAAGGCACGAGCTTCGTTATCAGGAGAGGGGCCGAGCCCCCGAGCTTAGCTCAGCTCATCGCAAGCGGCATGCTCTCGCCGTTGATGGCCAGCTATCTCTGGCTACTCGCGGAGTTGCGAGGCTTTTTGATGATCATTGGAGGAATGGCGGCGGGCAAGACGACGTTGCTACAGGCCCTTCTCAATATGTTGCCAAGCGATAGGCGCGTGGTGACAATCGAGGACACCCCGGAGTTGCGTCTATTCTTAGAGAACTGGGACCCCTTAGTCGTGCGGAGTTCCTATCACCCTGGCGGCGAGGCTAAAGAGCTGGACCTCGTAGCTATGACCAAGTTCGCTTTGAGGAGAAGAGCCGAGCATCTCGTCATAGGAGAAGTGAGAGGCGAGGAGGCGAGAGTACTCGCTCAGGCAGCTGCTACGGGTCACGGCTCTTTGTGCGTCTCCGAGGGACATTCTGTAGTTATTCGCGCAGGTGAAGGCGAGAGGCGCATCCGAATCGACGAGCTCTTCGATAAGGTCGCGAGGGGGGCTTTGTCGCCGAAAGGCTTGAGGATCTTGGCACACTGCCCCAGAAGAAGGGGGGTTCTCTGGGCTGAGATTAGAGCACTCGTAAGGACTCGATGTAATGTATGGATCAAGCTTAGAACCTCTGGTGGCGCTACGTTGAGGGCTTCGCCTGACCACGTATTGTTGAGCTCGGACGGGAAGGTGTTGCGCTTCAGAAGAGCCGAGGAGCTGAGGAGAGGCGATGAGCTCCTGAGAGTCGAGTTGACTCCAGAGAATAAGCCTTGGTTAGACGTCATAGAAGACGTCGAGATAGAGAAGAGGAGGGGTTTCGCGTACGATATTGAAGTGCCGGGACCTCGAACGTACGTCGTCGAGTCCGTGGTCTCTCACAATTGCACGTTCCACGCAAACGACGTCAACTCAGCCATCTTTAGGCTTATGAGCGAGCCTATATCCTTAGGACCTTCTTTCATCAGTCTCATCTGGGCCTTCGCTGAGGTCCGGTCGCTCGAATCGAAGGGGAGGCGCATCGTCAGAGTAGTCGAGGTTCTCCCCGAAGGGCCCGAGGGGTTCTCACTTCGTGAGCTCTTCTCATGGAAGCGCGAGAGCGATTCTTTCGAGCCCACGACTGCTGCCGAGGTTGTAGCTAAGAGCTCGAGACTGAGGCTGTACGCTTCGTTGGAGGATCTGAGCGAGTCTGACTTGGTGGAGGAGCTTAATGTCAGGACGGAGCTTCTCTCGAGCCTATCCAAGCGCGGCGTGGGCGGACTAGAGCTTAGGGAGTACCTGAGGGGCTTTTACGAGCTCACCAGGAGGTCGCGTGCTCTTGCCCGAAGTGCTCTCGCTGATTCGAGCTGA
- a CDS encoding class II aldolase/adducin family protein → MSECSRIIEEVLEVSRLLVDLGLNTLRSGNVSGRCGDFIVLTPTSRWKHTLTPRDLVFYDMKRGIYIGALDPTIEHMMHVLSYRKKSDLGGVAHAHNPLATSLLETRSPEGEFEEERALRLCESSPAPPGSRELAEGVSSLADQCDIVLLPGHGLVSFGRSPLDAAERLIALEALAKRIAIIGRRK, encoded by the coding sequence ATGAGCGAGTGCTCGCGCATTATCGAGGAGGTCTTAGAGGTTTCGCGGTTGCTCGTGGATCTTGGTCTCAACACGCTGAGAAGTGGCAACGTCAGCGGACGTTGCGGTGACTTCATCGTCCTGACCCCCACTTCTCGCTGGAAGCATACATTGACTCCGCGGGACTTGGTCTTCTACGACATGAAGAGAGGGATTTATATAGGAGCGCTGGACCCGACGATCGAACACATGATGCACGTGCTCTCTTATCGTAAGAAGAGCGACCTCGGAGGGGTAGCGCACGCGCATAATCCTCTGGCCACATCGCTCTTAGAAACTAGGTCTCCTGAGGGGGAATTCGAAGAGGAGCGAGCTCTGCGTTTGTGTGAGAGCTCCCCAGCTCCTCCAGGTAGCAGAGAGCTCGCCGAGGGCGTAAGCTCACTCGCCGACCAGTGCGACATTGTGCTATTGCCGGGCCACGGGCTCGTGTCCTTTGGCCGTTCACCGCTAGATGCCGCGGAGCGGCTCATAGCTTTGGAGGCACTGGCCAAGAGGATCGCGATCATCGGGAGGAGGAAATAG
- a CDS encoding deoxyhypusine synthase, which translates to MPEAPSVASIERVEDVLPTRELLEAASALVEYYERIHGFTAGSVARASRVLRSAREKCDLRVLSFTGNIVASGLRGLLAWLLEEEHFNLVVTTCGAIDHDIAKSEGGVYIKGHFFADDYELEKLGIHRLGNIFIPRDSYGPLVERFVKRLMNDVAERARKISGHELLWEAGSRINDKASILRAARSRKIPIVVPGFYDGSFGTNVYIYSKALGVDVDLRADQEMLSERFFGVKECVAALVVGGGISKHHVLWWSQFSGGLDYAVYVTTAVEYDGSLSGALPREAVTWSKIKSTAEYAVVHGDATVILPMLASTFLRP; encoded by the coding sequence TTGCCCGAAGCTCCGAGTGTGGCCTCGATCGAGAGGGTGGAAGACGTGTTGCCGACGCGCGAGCTGTTAGAGGCGGCGAGCGCTCTCGTTGAATACTATGAGCGGATTCATGGCTTCACGGCAGGAAGCGTGGCGCGAGCTAGTCGCGTGCTGAGATCGGCCAGAGAGAAGTGCGATCTCCGCGTGTTAAGCTTCACCGGGAACATCGTGGCGTCCGGGCTCAGAGGACTGCTCGCCTGGCTACTCGAGGAAGAGCACTTTAATCTGGTCGTGACCACGTGCGGCGCAATCGATCACGACATAGCCAAATCCGAGGGGGGAGTCTACATCAAAGGGCACTTCTTCGCCGATGATTATGAGCTGGAGAAGCTAGGAATTCACAGACTCGGCAATATATTCATCCCGCGAGATAGCTATGGACCTTTAGTCGAGAGGTTCGTCAAGAGATTGATGAACGACGTCGCTGAGAGGGCTCGAAAGATATCGGGTCACGAGCTACTATGGGAGGCTGGCTCTAGGATAAACGATAAAGCGTCGATATTGAGAGCGGCTAGGTCTCGGAAAATCCCCATCGTTGTTCCGGGCTTCTACGATGGGTCCTTCGGCACAAACGTCTACATCTACTCCAAGGCGCTCGGCGTAGACGTGGATCTGCGGGCAGATCAGGAGATGTTGAGTGAGAGGTTCTTCGGTGTGAAGGAATGCGTCGCGGCTCTCGTGGTGGGCGGTGGAATAAGTAAGCACCACGTCCTCTGGTGGAGCCAGTTCTCCGGTGGGCTAGACTATGCGGTGTACGTGACCACGGCAGTAGAATATGACGGCAGCCTAAGCGGCGCCCTCCCGAGAGAGGCCGTGACTTGGAGTAAGATCAAATCTACGGCCGAGTACGCGGTAGTCCACGGGGACGCCACAGTGATATTGCCCATGCTCGCGTCAACTTTCCTGCGGCCTTGA
- the ahcY gene encoding adenosylhomocysteinase, with translation MRSWIKDEVLAERGRLQVEWAARKMPVLTSLTRKLAPGKPLDGAVVSACLHVTKETAVLALSLKSLGARVFLAASNPLSTQNEVAAALDKEGVVVFAKRGETLEEYKLALGLLADAGPNLVVDDGGDLHALLHSERLDVAAKIRGGTEETTTGVLRLRALEREGKLAYPVYAVNNALTKQMFDNRYGTGQSTVDGILRATNVLLAGKIVVVCGYGWVGRGIASRARGMGARVVVTEVDPVRALEAVMDGYEVMPIRRAAEIGDIFVTATGSIDVITWEEMKLMKDGAILANSGHFDVEIDVKELERRAVAKRCPREHVTEYILEDGRKLIVLAQGRLVNLVAAEGHPSEVMDMSFSNQLLALLKLWSEKHEPRIYSIPREIDEEIAREKLRSMGIEIDSLTEKQREYLRSWRL, from the coding sequence TTGAGGTCTTGGATTAAGGACGAGGTCCTGGCCGAGCGTGGAAGACTCCAAGTGGAGTGGGCCGCGAGAAAAATGCCGGTCCTCACGAGCTTGACCCGGAAGCTCGCTCCCGGCAAGCCCCTCGATGGGGCCGTGGTCTCAGCGTGTCTCCACGTGACTAAGGAGACCGCCGTGTTGGCCTTGAGTCTGAAGAGCTTAGGAGCCAGAGTGTTCTTGGCTGCCAGTAACCCCCTCTCGACGCAAAACGAGGTGGCTGCAGCGCTAGACAAAGAGGGGGTCGTAGTCTTCGCTAAGAGAGGGGAAACGCTCGAAGAGTACAAGCTGGCGCTAGGGCTCTTGGCGGACGCGGGGCCCAACCTTGTAGTCGATGACGGGGGGGACCTCCACGCCCTTCTGCACTCAGAGAGGCTCGACGTCGCGGCGAAGATCCGAGGAGGTACAGAGGAGACCACCACCGGGGTATTGAGGCTCCGCGCCCTGGAGCGCGAGGGGAAGCTCGCGTACCCCGTATACGCGGTTAATAATGCCCTAACGAAGCAGATGTTCGATAATAGGTACGGGACGGGGCAGAGCACCGTCGATGGCATACTGAGGGCCACCAACGTTTTGCTAGCTGGCAAAATCGTAGTGGTCTGCGGCTACGGTTGGGTTGGGCGCGGAATAGCCTCCAGGGCCAGGGGCATGGGGGCAAGAGTCGTGGTGACTGAGGTGGATCCCGTGAGAGCCCTCGAGGCCGTTATGGACGGTTACGAGGTGATGCCGATTAGAAGGGCCGCTGAGATTGGGGACATCTTCGTGACCGCCACGGGTTCTATTGACGTGATAACGTGGGAAGAGATGAAGCTAATGAAAGATGGCGCGATACTAGCTAACAGCGGACACTTTGACGTGGAGATAGACGTGAAAGAGTTAGAGAGGAGAGCAGTTGCGAAAAGATGCCCGCGAGAGCATGTCACCGAGTACATACTCGAAGATGGGCGCAAGCTCATTGTTCTGGCCCAGGGGAGGCTCGTCAATTTGGTTGCGGCCGAGGGTCATCCCAGCGAAGTAATGGACATGAGCTTCTCAAATCAGCTGCTGGCGTTGCTCAAGCTCTGGAGCGAGAAACACGAGCCCAGGATCTACTCTATACCGAGGGAGATAGACGAAGAGATCGCGCGAGAGAAATTGAGATCGATGGGGATAGAGATCGATAGCCTGACCGAGAAGCAACGAGAGTACCTGAGGTCGTGGAGGCTCTGA
- a CDS encoding DUF72 domain-containing protein, with protein sequence MVFSKVKVGVCGFPTRVDKLVELVDVIEVQESFYDLVSEKRLRALSSLRERGLILTWKAWQTITHPSSSPTWRRLRARPPGRLDAYGWLRPTRENLHAAQLTLEQAARVGAEVVVFQTPPSMPLTDEAKEWARLFFEEVLGLARETAIAWEPRGPWRAEHSLLNELSKKGVVVVTDVLRHHWHSQTLERGLAYTRLHGLGGSEVNYKYKYAKEDLYRLKKLVLEASEKCERVYVLFNNIYMLDDAVALRRLLEEGEA encoded by the coding sequence TTGGTTTTCTCGAAAGTTAAAGTTGGCGTCTGCGGTTTCCCCACCAGAGTCGATAAGCTAGTAGAGCTCGTGGATGTAATCGAGGTGCAGGAGAGTTTCTACGATCTTGTGAGCGAGAAGAGGCTCCGCGCCCTCTCCTCTCTGAGAGAGAGGGGCTTGATCCTCACGTGGAAAGCCTGGCAGACCATCACGCACCCCAGCTCGTCACCAACGTGGAGGAGGCTGCGAGCGCGCCCGCCTGGACGACTCGATGCTTACGGTTGGCTCAGACCCACTAGGGAGAACCTGCACGCCGCCCAATTGACGCTAGAGCAGGCAGCAAGGGTGGGTGCCGAGGTCGTGGTATTTCAGACGCCACCTTCTATGCCGCTGACCGACGAGGCGAAGGAGTGGGCGCGGCTCTTCTTCGAAGAGGTCCTAGGACTTGCTCGAGAGACGGCGATAGCTTGGGAGCCTAGGGGACCTTGGCGCGCCGAGCACTCGCTCCTCAATGAGCTATCTAAGAAAGGCGTCGTGGTGGTGACTGATGTGCTCAGACACCACTGGCACAGCCAGACCCTAGAGAGAGGTTTGGCGTACACAAGGCTCCACGGTCTCGGAGGGTCCGAGGTGAATTACAAATACAAATATGCGAAAGAAGACCTCTATAGGTTGAAGAAGTTAGTGCTTGAGGCATCTGAGAAATGCGAGCGCGTTTATGTCCTCTTCAATAACATCTACATGTTAGACGACGCGGTTGCTCTGAGAAGACTCCTGGAGGAGGGGGAAGCTTGA